A portion of the Microlunatus phosphovorus NM-1 genome contains these proteins:
- a CDS encoding DUF2231 domain-containing protein: MEIMGLPLHPLVVHAVVVLVPLASLGGIVISLWGAARKRYGWLTVAFAAAAAGSTFVAQKAGEAFYATFARPTEAMEHHMTLGGQLLPWVIILFVGTVAVMFAQRLIDRQDSRGRIMVIVGSVVTVVMALVSIVQVARIGHSGATAVWGG, translated from the coding sequence ATGGAGATCATGGGCCTGCCGCTGCACCCCCTCGTCGTGCATGCCGTCGTCGTGCTGGTGCCGTTGGCCTCGCTAGGGGGCATCGTGATCAGCCTCTGGGGAGCGGCACGCAAGCGGTACGGCTGGCTGACGGTGGCGTTCGCCGCGGCTGCGGCCGGCAGCACCTTCGTTGCGCAGAAGGCGGGCGAAGCGTTCTACGCGACCTTCGCCCGTCCTACCGAGGCGATGGAGCATCACATGACTCTCGGTGGCCAATTATTGCCCTGGGTGATCATCCTGTTCGTGGGCACGGTCGCGGTGATGTTCGCGCAGCGGCTGATCGACCGCCAGGACTCGCGCGGCCGGATCATGGTGATCGTCGGCAGCGTCGTCACCGTCGTCATGGCGCTGGTCAGCATCGTCCAGGTCGCCCGGATCGGCCACTCCGGCGCAACGGCCGTCTGGGGCGGCTGA
- a CDS encoding DUF7691 family protein, translating to MGELRLYAIGIEEMRGLIGAGPLTDELREAARRAFAPPARPKPHGLLGRLGPLFRKPPDAPVICATDPEPRDAEALLAGAYIAPDRMGASWRVLEALVAYRAWGATRLPLDPQSLEELDFALARGGVSAAVGIGHLLASNTDVRLIPVQGLTVGWHRHDKALAMAAAYRAASPAIKTDEQRELVSNLVGWLDGFIPWSQVAVTLGRPVPDLIGFWAH from the coding sequence ATGGGTGAGCTTCGTCTCTATGCCATCGGCATCGAGGAGATGCGCGGGCTCATCGGTGCCGGCCCGCTCACCGACGAGCTGCGCGAAGCCGCCCGCCGCGCCTTCGCCCCGCCGGCACGGCCGAAACCCCACGGGCTGCTCGGCAGACTCGGGCCGCTGTTCCGCAAGCCGCCGGACGCGCCGGTCATCTGCGCCACGGACCCGGAGCCGCGCGATGCGGAGGCTCTGCTCGCCGGCGCCTACATCGCCCCGGACCGGATGGGCGCCAGCTGGCGGGTGCTCGAGGCGCTCGTCGCGTACCGGGCCTGGGGTGCCACCCGGCTGCCGCTCGATCCGCAGTCGCTGGAGGAGCTGGACTTCGCGCTCGCACGCGGCGGGGTGTCGGCGGCCGTCGGGATCGGTCACCTGCTGGCCTCGAACACCGACGTGCGGCTGATTCCAGTGCAGGGACTGACCGTCGGCTGGCATCGACACGACAAGGCGCTGGCGATGGCTGCCGCCTATCGAGCCGCCAGCCCGGCGATCAAGACCGACGAACAGCGTGAGTTGGTGTCGAACCTGGTCGGCTGGCTGGACGGCTTCATCCCCTGGTCACAGGTCGCGGTGACCCTCGGCCGCCCCGTCCCCGACCTGATCGGCTTCTGGGCCCACTGA